One region of Sulfurisphaera ohwakuensis genomic DNA includes:
- the soxL2 gene encoding Rieske iron-sulfur protein SoxL2 translates to MIKIRLGDKDEKAVLNYSDLVFIKRLLAKMRDPKTRFDSKEFVSKGEDYLFNYVNKNVGNVDEKRRKFLKGLIFGIAAATVAAIIPGVEVIVPPQVAAVSGFPKSLLVDSSGNPIKASEIPVNSPYIVLFEYPMTGEPNFLLNLGDSSGKPVEIPPTKVVVPQTGDTYDFPGGVGPNKSIVAYSAICQHLGCTPPYIHFYPPQYVSPSQLTAPEPDQLTAQALLAAKQAKVPAIIHCDCHGSTYDPYRGAAVLTGPTQRPLPTVVLEWDSSTDYLYAVGSIGVAVYPEGANGVPSSNPKVDLDNSFGSPVGSKTTVQNTQNPFSGS, encoded by the coding sequence ATGATAAAGATAAGATTAGGAGATAAAGACGAAAAGGCTGTGCTTAATTATTCAGATCTTGTCTTTATAAAGAGATTGTTAGCTAAAATGAGAGATCCTAAGACTAGATTCGATAGCAAAGAATTTGTTTCCAAGGGAGAGGACTATTTATTTAACTATGTAAATAAAAACGTAGGTAATGTTGATGAAAAAAGGAGAAAATTCCTTAAAGGTTTAATCTTTGGGATAGCTGCTGCAACAGTAGCTGCAATCATCCCTGGAGTAGAAGTTATAGTTCCTCCTCAAGTAGCAGCTGTTTCTGGTTTTCCTAAATCTCTCCTTGTAGATTCATCTGGAAATCCAATTAAAGCTTCTGAAATACCAGTAAACAGTCCTTATATTGTTCTCTTTGAATACCCTATGACCGGGGAACCGAACTTCCTATTGAATCTAGGAGATTCGTCTGGCAAACCAGTAGAAATACCTCCAACAAAAGTTGTTGTTCCACAGACTGGAGATACTTATGACTTTCCTGGAGGAGTAGGTCCAAATAAATCAATCGTAGCTTATAGTGCAATATGCCAGCACCTTGGTTGCACTCCACCATATATACACTTTTATCCACCACAATATGTTAGTCCTTCACAATTAACTGCACCAGAACCAGATCAATTAACTGCCCAAGCATTATTAGCTGCTAAACAAGCTAAAGTGCCAGCAATAATCCATTGTGATTGTCACGGTTCTACATATGATCCTTATCGTGGTGCTGCTGTTTTAACTGGTCCTACACAGAGACCATTACCTACTGTTGTATTAGAGTGGGATTCTAGTACAGACTATCTTTATGCTGTAGGATCTATAGGAGTTGCGGTTTATCCAGAAGGAGCTAACGGCGTACCGTCATCTAATCCAAAAGTTGATTTAGATAATAGTTTTGGGTCTCCAGTGGGTAGCAAGACGACTGTTCAAAATACTCAAAATCCTTTTAGCGGAAGTTAA
- a CDS encoding 4-hydroxyphenylacetate 3-hydroxylase family protein, with protein MAIRTGEQYLDSIKIRNKAEIYVMGKEVKDVTTHPFLKPSVMAFKATFDAAWEEDTKELARAWSPFINEEVNRFNHIHRSPEDLAAKVKLLRKLSHKTGACFQRCVGWDALNTLWIMTNIMAQKGKKEYKDRFVEYLSYVQKKDLALAGAMTDAKGVRTLKPHQQPNKNAYVRIEEVTKDGIYVSGAKANITGVAATEEIVVLPTRAMGPEDKDYAVAFSIPTDTEGIKIIVGRQLNDARRLEGGDIDALPYFYNHEGLVIFDHVFVPMDRVFLMGEYEFTSQLVEVFSAYHRQGYGGCKAGLGDVIIGASMNLAKQLGVEKASHVQEKLTEMIFLTETMYSAGIAASLNAVKVCDNCWWVNPMHANVTKHLVARFPAQISQLSIDIAGGIIGTAPSEWDLKNPKLREYIAKYLQGVEGYTAEDRLRMVRLLENVSLGVAFQIESVHGAGSPAAQRIMFSRLYDLNYAEEVAKRLAGKKTDLQWKPKAEPWRESETEKLVKS; from the coding sequence ATGGCAATTAGAACTGGAGAGCAATATTTAGATTCTATAAAAATTAGAAATAAGGCTGAAATTTACGTAATGGGAAAAGAAGTAAAGGATGTAACCACTCATCCCTTCTTGAAACCTTCTGTAATGGCATTTAAGGCAACATTTGATGCTGCTTGGGAAGAAGACACAAAAGAATTAGCCAGAGCATGGAGTCCCTTCATAAATGAAGAAGTGAATAGATTTAATCATATACACAGGTCACCAGAGGATTTAGCTGCTAAAGTAAAGTTGTTAAGAAAATTAAGCCATAAGACCGGTGCATGTTTCCAAAGATGTGTAGGATGGGATGCTCTAAATACCTTATGGATTATGACGAATATAATGGCTCAAAAAGGTAAAAAAGAGTATAAGGATAGATTTGTCGAATACTTAAGTTACGTCCAAAAGAAGGATTTAGCATTAGCTGGTGCTATGACAGATGCAAAAGGTGTAAGAACATTAAAACCACATCAACAGCCAAATAAGAACGCTTATGTTAGAATTGAGGAAGTTACAAAAGACGGTATTTATGTTTCTGGCGCAAAGGCAAATATTACTGGTGTAGCTGCAACAGAAGAAATAGTGGTTTTACCCACTAGGGCTATGGGGCCAGAAGATAAAGATTATGCTGTTGCTTTTTCAATACCTACAGATACTGAGGGTATAAAGATTATTGTTGGTAGACAATTAAATGATGCTAGAAGATTAGAGGGTGGTGACATAGATGCTTTACCGTACTTCTATAACCACGAGGGTTTAGTAATCTTTGACCATGTTTTTGTACCAATGGATAGAGTATTCTTAATGGGAGAATACGAGTTTACTTCACAATTAGTTGAAGTATTCTCAGCATATCATAGACAAGGATATGGTGGTTGCAAGGCTGGTTTAGGAGATGTAATTATTGGTGCCTCAATGAATTTAGCAAAACAATTAGGAGTGGAAAAAGCTTCACATGTACAAGAAAAACTAACGGAAATGATATTCTTAACTGAGACCATGTATTCTGCAGGAATTGCAGCTAGTTTAAATGCAGTTAAGGTTTGCGATAATTGTTGGTGGGTTAATCCTATGCACGCTAATGTTACAAAACATCTAGTAGCTAGATTCCCAGCACAAATTTCTCAGCTCTCTATCGATATTGCTGGTGGGATAATAGGAACTGCGCCAAGTGAGTGGGATTTGAAGAATCCTAAATTAAGAGAATATATTGCCAAATACTTACAAGGTGTCGAGGGTTATACAGCTGAAGATAGATTAAGAATGGTCAGATTACTGGAAAACGTTAGCCTAGGTGTTGCATTCCAAATTGAATCTGTACACGGTGCAGGAAGTCCAGCAGCACAAAGAATAATGTTTAGCAGACTTTATGACTTAAACTATGCTGAGGAAGTTGCAAAGAGGTTAGCTGGGAAGAAGACTGATTTACAGTGGAAACCTAAAGCAGAGCCTTGGAGAGAAAGTGAGACAGAAAAATTAGTAAAAAGTTAA
- a CDS encoding MFS transporter translates to MNIKLVLLVLTLGTLMAAVDTTIVLLALPTITVDLNTDLLTSIWVLLAYLLVLAILTTQTGRLGDILGRSKIYNLGFILFTLASALAGASANIYELIAFRVIQAIGGAMLTANSNAIIADIFPPQERGRAYGITSLGWNIGALLGIVLGGILTTFFGWRFIFYINVPIGIIAVIIGLRNIKDINKVKSSLDITGALILGISLTFISLSVMFMAANGMSMQYLLELLVGVLLVPLFIYNEIKVKMPMINISVFKIRLLSFSLISSFLQGVGALALTFLLIMYLQGVRGLSPLDSSLLLTPSYIIASVLAPIMGRRADKGSPGLIAGIGLIFIFISLLLYYLLLTPTTPLYDILWISAITGIGSAMFWPSNAAAIMYYAPKQYYGSVSGISRTLGSIGTVLSYVMSISIATLVIPRYVAFEILLGTNALDPKTGADFVQGLHFAFLVSAVIIIIASIFSMASGIKRKLSS, encoded by the coding sequence ATGAATATCAAGCTTGTACTTTTAGTACTTACATTAGGAACACTAATGGCTGCAGTTGATACTACAATAGTTCTTTTAGCCTTACCTACGATAACTGTAGACCTAAATACAGACTTACTTACATCAATCTGGGTATTATTAGCTTACCTCTTGGTTTTAGCAATACTAACTACTCAGACTGGTAGGCTAGGTGATATTCTAGGAAGAAGTAAAATCTATAACTTGGGCTTTATATTATTTACCCTAGCATCTGCATTAGCTGGTGCTTCAGCAAATATTTACGAATTAATTGCATTTAGAGTTATTCAGGCTATTGGGGGTGCAATGTTAACTGCTAATAGTAATGCCATAATTGCCGATATTTTCCCTCCTCAAGAAAGAGGAAGAGCTTATGGGATAACTTCATTAGGATGGAATATTGGAGCTCTGCTTGGAATAGTATTAGGAGGAATTTTAACTACATTCTTTGGATGGAGGTTCATATTCTACATTAATGTTCCTATTGGAATAATAGCTGTAATAATAGGTTTAAGAAATATTAAAGATATAAATAAAGTTAAATCATCCTTAGATATAACTGGAGCTTTAATTCTCGGAATCTCATTAACTTTCATATCACTTTCAGTTATGTTCATGGCTGCTAACGGTATGAGTATGCAATATCTTCTTGAGTTACTTGTGGGAGTCCTACTAGTGCCACTGTTTATTTATAACGAGATAAAGGTTAAAATGCCTATGATAAACATCTCAGTATTTAAAATAAGATTGTTATCCTTCTCTCTCATTTCCAGCTTTCTGCAGGGTGTTGGTGCATTAGCCTTAACATTTCTATTAATAATGTATTTACAAGGTGTCAGAGGTTTATCACCGTTAGATTCCTCTCTTCTGTTAACACCTAGTTATATTATAGCTAGTGTGCTAGCTCCAATAATGGGTAGAAGAGCTGATAAAGGTTCACCAGGTTTGATTGCTGGGATAGGGTTGATATTCATATTTATCTCCTTACTCCTTTACTATCTCCTGTTAACACCAACAACACCACTGTATGACATTTTATGGATTTCAGCAATAACTGGTATTGGTTCAGCAATGTTTTGGCCATCAAATGCAGCAGCAATAATGTATTATGCGCCTAAGCAATACTATGGTTCGGTTTCTGGTATTTCTAGGACTTTAGGAAGCATAGGTACTGTCTTAAGTTATGTTATGAGCATTTCAATAGCTACTTTAGTTATTCCTAGATATGTTGCGTTTGAAATCTTATTAGGTACAAACGCATTAGATCCGAAAACTGGTGCAGATTTTGTTCAAGGCTTACACTTTGCTTTCCTAGTTTCTGCTGTAATAATTATTATTGCGTCAATATTCTCAATGGCTAGTGGGATAAAAAGAAAATTAAGTTCTTAG
- the cbsA gene encoding cytochrome b558/566 subunit A, producing MSVKPSTKLTISIALSVLLLGVLLAVTNTPMAQTSPDIPVYKVVGTADLSNPGSASYWSKIPWINISLTANIPQAPTSGLTHYVLVKAAWNGSWIFVLVKWYAPNPAFGAWSAAAGALYPPASGPGLFRQIMLTPGTTYTIEKNYTNYIAVVNGKTYQGRLVLNYSGILLPTPNGTQITVLSNGSIVLWHSLRPMEELLYSDGMFYGYYTNSTWYYPDRVAMMWYMGSVIPPSKDGMNIGGKYPGQTFDGVTFKDAGGSLAQPGGAANIWMWVSGATWNNSTYDPAFKANLWQNESLTGLPYVDPGNHGFAVPLYSNNTNMYEVDCAGIWYTPVASKGLNGSLFFIWTGATWSNGYWTVEFARPLAVPPNYANWMPNITVGKTYYVAFAVWQGKLGETLFDKSITSSFLTLQLVTTPPTTTTTTTTSVSSTSTSAAIPSTTVDVTVVGAVIAILALVVLYVVYRR from the coding sequence ATGAGTGTAAAACCTTCTACCAAATTAACCATAAGTATTGCTCTCTCAGTTCTTCTACTAGGAGTATTATTAGCAGTAACCAATACTCCTATGGCACAAACATCTCCGGACATACCAGTATACAAAGTTGTTGGTACAGCCGATTTATCTAATCCTGGCTCAGCATCTTATTGGTCAAAAATCCCATGGATTAACATTTCCCTAACAGCAAACATTCCTCAGGCACCAACTTCTGGTTTAACACATTATGTTTTAGTTAAGGCTGCTTGGAATGGATCGTGGATATTTGTATTAGTAAAATGGTACGCTCCTAACCCAGCATTTGGTGCTTGGTCAGCAGCTGCAGGTGCACTTTATCCTCCAGCTTCTGGCCCAGGATTATTTAGACAAATAATGCTTACACCAGGAACCACATATACTATAGAAAAGAATTATACAAATTACATAGCCGTTGTAAATGGAAAGACATATCAGGGTAGGCTAGTTCTTAACTATTCTGGTATACTTTTACCTACTCCTAATGGAACACAAATAACTGTCTTATCTAATGGTTCAATTGTCTTATGGCACTCCTTGAGACCAATGGAGGAATTATTATACAGTGATGGTATGTTTTATGGCTATTATACTAATTCAACATGGTATTATCCAGATAGAGTTGCTATGATGTGGTATATGGGTAGTGTAATACCACCAAGTAAGGACGGTATGAATATAGGTGGTAAATACCCCGGGCAAACATTCGATGGGGTTACTTTTAAAGATGCTGGAGGTTCTTTAGCTCAACCAGGAGGTGCAGCTAATATTTGGATGTGGGTATCGGGAGCTACATGGAATAATTCCACTTACGATCCAGCATTTAAAGCGAATCTATGGCAGAATGAGTCTTTAACAGGTTTACCATATGTTGATCCTGGAAATCATGGATTTGCTGTACCCCTTTACTCAAATAATACTAATATGTATGAGGTTGATTGTGCTGGAATATGGTATACACCAGTAGCATCTAAAGGATTAAATGGTTCACTATTCTTCATATGGACTGGTGCTACATGGAGTAATGGGTATTGGACTGTAGAGTTTGCTAGACCACTAGCTGTACCACCAAATTATGCCAATTGGATGCCTAATATAACAGTTGGGAAAACCTATTATGTTGCCTTCGCAGTATGGCAGGGTAAATTAGGAGAGACCTTATTTGATAAGTCTATAACATCCTCGTTCTTAACATTACAGTTAGTAACCACTCCACCAACTACGACTACTACAACTACTACTTCAGTCTCATCTACATCTACATCAGCTGCAATTCCTTCAACTACAGTAGATGTTACTGTAGTAGGTGCAGTTATAGCTATTTTAGCTTTAGTAGTATTATATGTGGTGTACAGAAGATGA
- the cbsB gene encoding cytochrome b558/566 subunit B → MKILSFLEKDIKYFFVILGISGFLQFMFSEAFIFPSALPIHIPAEMFLLRTGAVSFYIFFISLILVSFLLSNKVKALLPLSILLIISPILAYLNVNYTYYYGIEIFVIIIAITALIEATVKSSIKVVLLIPSGILVGLGLIASFFITFYHTTLYVSYLDFLIFSAVTFLVYTILWRRITSKRSIIAYIVGLMSMYPFIMFAHEIITNKYIQILMEMILPSALGITIYNPSHLLYLVYFLGIITFSIISIIIKGNGSAGIGYFMLISNVFFGIYGYLLLMYMLVPTIGYVLMCYNEMKEESIIKYLSQKLKVKNQ, encoded by the coding sequence ATGAAAATTCTATCCTTCCTTGAGAAAGATATAAAATATTTTTTTGTAATTTTAGGCATTTCTGGGTTTCTTCAATTCATGTTTTCTGAAGCTTTTATTTTTCCTTCAGCCTTACCTATTCATATCCCTGCTGAAATGTTTCTTCTCAGAACAGGTGCAGTTTCTTTTTACATCTTTTTCATTTCCCTCATTCTAGTCTCATTTCTTTTGTCTAACAAAGTGAAAGCTCTTCTACCTTTATCAATACTACTTATAATATCCCCTATTTTAGCGTATTTAAACGTCAACTATACATATTATTACGGTATTGAAATATTTGTAATAATAATAGCTATTACAGCATTGATCGAAGCTACTGTCAAAAGTAGTATAAAAGTAGTACTTCTCATTCCATCTGGAATACTAGTAGGACTAGGGTTAATAGCATCGTTTTTCATTACCTTTTATCATACTACCCTCTACGTAAGTTATTTAGATTTTCTCATTTTTTCTGCAGTTACATTTTTAGTCTATACTATACTATGGAGGAGGATAACTAGTAAAAGGAGTATTATTGCTTATATTGTGGGCTTAATGAGCATGTATCCGTTTATTATGTTCGCTCATGAGATTATAACAAATAAGTATATACAAATCCTAATGGAAATGATACTTCCTTCAGCCCTCGGTATAACTATTTATAATCCTTCTCACTTACTCTATTTAGTTTACTTCTTAGGAATAATTACGTTTTCCATCATTTCTATCATTATTAAAGGTAATGGTTCTGCAGGAATTGGTTATTTTATGCTAATATCCAATGTGTTTTTTGGGATATATGGCTATCTTTTGCTAATGTACATGTTAGTTCCTACTATTGGTTATGTTCTCATGTGTTATAATGAGATGAAAGAAGAAAGTATTATTAAATATTTATCACAAAAATTAAAAGTAAAAAATCAATAA
- a CDS encoding antibiotic biosynthesis monooxygenase family protein, whose amino-acid sequence MISVGFYYRVKRGFENEFERKFGEVVSFLSNFKGFRGARLYRSVDDPSEYLIYSEWEDLESYKNFINSTAYRETVEYGRSIIEGRPTHKVFQQVNT is encoded by the coding sequence TTGATTAGTGTTGGTTTTTATTATAGGGTTAAGAGGGGTTTTGAGAATGAGTTTGAGAGGAAGTTTGGTGAGGTTGTTTCTTTTTTGTCTAATTTTAAGGGTTTTAGGGGTGCTAGGCTTTATAGGAGTGTTGATGATCCTTCTGAGTATTTGATTTATAGTGAGTGGGAGGATTTGGAGTCTTATAAGAATTTTATCAACAGTACTGCTTATAGGGAGACTGTTGAGTATGGTAGGAGTATTATTGAGGGTAGACCAACACACAAAGTATTCCAACAAGTAAACACATAA
- a CDS encoding ABC transporter ATP-binding protein — protein sequence MIRIVNLYKKYGDFLALKGVSFDVNNGEVVGFVGLNGAGKTTTIKISAGVNFPTSGDVEIDGYSITKDKRKASRNVGWVPELPNFEPDVKALDYFVYLAGYYGISSQEAKNLGKKLLEEVGLSEWMNVKIGKFSQGMKKRFALAVSLAGNPNNFLFDEVLNGLDPAGMQFFKDLAIKMKNEGRAILFSSHILSEVENIADRVVFIHKGKIIGIKKMEDLRKMVSTNIVKAVVNNYNEALKVAEKYGKPAIVNGQIIISDFKGDISELSSELKPYGLIEIGYERQNLESVFFQLISESEKSESR from the coding sequence ATGATTAGAATAGTAAATCTCTATAAGAAGTATGGCGATTTCTTAGCTCTTAAAGGAGTTTCCTTTGATGTAAATAATGGAGAAGTTGTAGGCTTTGTTGGACTAAACGGGGCTGGTAAAACGACTACAATAAAAATTTCAGCTGGTGTAAATTTTCCCACATCGGGTGATGTGGAGATTGATGGATATAGTATTACTAAAGATAAAAGGAAAGCAAGTAGAAACGTTGGTTGGGTTCCAGAACTGCCTAATTTTGAGCCAGATGTAAAAGCTTTGGATTACTTTGTCTATTTAGCTGGCTATTATGGTATTTCCTCTCAAGAAGCTAAAAACCTGGGCAAAAAGCTTTTAGAAGAGGTTGGTCTCTCAGAATGGATGAACGTAAAGATTGGTAAGTTTTCTCAAGGAATGAAGAAGAGGTTCGCCTTAGCTGTTTCATTAGCTGGTAATCCTAATAACTTTCTATTTGATGAAGTTTTAAATGGCTTAGATCCTGCAGGGATGCAATTCTTTAAAGATTTAGCAATAAAAATGAAAAATGAAGGGAGAGCTATACTTTTCTCTTCTCATATTTTATCTGAGGTTGAAAACATAGCAGATAGAGTAGTGTTTATTCATAAAGGTAAGATAATTGGAATTAAAAAGATGGAAGACTTAAGGAAAATGGTTTCAACAAACATTGTAAAAGCAGTGGTAAACAATTACAACGAAGCACTAAAGGTTGCTGAAAAATATGGTAAACCGGCTATAGTGAATGGACAAATAATTATATCTGATTTTAAGGGCGATATCTCTGAACTATCGAGTGAACTGAAACCTTATGGTTTAATAGAAATTGGTTATGAAAGACAAAATCTTGAAAGTGTTTTCTTCCAATTAATTTCTGAGAGTGAAAAAAGTGAAAGCCGTTGA
- a CDS encoding cytochrome b: MSDRVSNWFKERLGLDDLPFFRTPDYMYKVNFWLGALVASAFIYTVISGLILLLYYNPDQGYESTLFIIDKVPYGSVALYSHLYGAYAMIILAYVHMFRNYFAGAYKRPRELLWIIGVIMLVLTLGTSFLGYSLIGDALATSAVDVGAGIVSSVPGLSGLLPVLFGNYDAGQYGRVLALHIIFAALIGVLFVFHFFLAEHYGMMPSRKEKPKAPAVYTKEEWMKFNPWWPRNFVYMMSLVFLTWGFILVIPNALSYLSGLPQQLNPFLNPKPAPPPNSPAAAHITTYPPWFFLFLYKMADFTNNVLLFLLFSSIIPLVYLIIVPFLDRSAELHPLKRKVFTGIGILMIVYLIQNTIWGDLTPGVPIPFKQQVIAFLPPAVIVAIGMYFLPSPKTETNASSPSLTQSTSITKMMTQNLPNLPIKAVGKVEVASETKKKFAEILISILFIMAVILAAQIWTIPSTGPASNLFGIDLGLIFIMLGEAISLYHYVVYKK, from the coding sequence ATGAGTGATAGAGTCTCAAATTGGTTTAAGGAAAGACTGGGATTAGATGATTTACCATTTTTCAGAACACCAGACTATATGTATAAAGTCAATTTCTGGCTAGGAGCACTAGTAGCTTCAGCATTTATCTATACTGTAATATCCGGTTTAATACTACTTCTCTATTATAATCCTGACCAAGGATATGAGTCCACATTATTCATCATAGATAAAGTTCCTTATGGATCTGTAGCCCTCTATAGCCACTTATATGGCGCTTATGCAATGATAATTTTAGCTTATGTTCATATGTTTAGAAATTACTTCGCTGGAGCGTACAAAAGACCTAGAGAGTTACTATGGATAATTGGAGTTATTATGTTAGTTCTAACATTAGGTACTTCTTTCCTTGGATATAGCTTAATCGGTGATGCATTGGCTACTAGTGCTGTAGATGTAGGTGCTGGAATAGTTTCTTCAGTTCCTGGATTATCGGGATTATTACCAGTATTATTTGGAAATTACGATGCTGGTCAGTACGGTAGAGTATTAGCATTACATATAATTTTTGCTGCACTTATTGGAGTGCTATTTGTATTTCACTTCTTCCTAGCCGAGCACTACGGAATGATGCCGTCAAGGAAGGAAAAACCAAAAGCCCCTGCAGTATATACAAAGGAGGAATGGATGAAATTTAACCCATGGTGGCCAAGGAATTTTGTTTATATGATGTCATTAGTCTTCCTAACTTGGGGCTTTATACTAGTTATTCCAAATGCACTATCATATTTAAGTGGATTACCACAGCAATTAAATCCATTCTTAAATCCAAAGCCTGCTCCTCCACCAAATTCTCCAGCTGCTGCACATATAACAACTTATCCACCATGGTTCTTCCTATTCCTATATAAGATGGCTGATTTCACTAACAACGTATTATTATTCCTACTATTTAGCTCAATAATACCCCTAGTTTACCTAATAATTGTGCCATTCCTAGATAGAAGCGCAGAACTGCATCCTCTAAAAAGGAAAGTATTCACTGGTATAGGAATACTAATGATTGTGTATTTAATTCAAAATACTATTTGGGGTGATCTAACCCCTGGAGTACCAATACCATTTAAGCAACAAGTTATAGCATTCTTACCTCCAGCAGTAATAGTTGCTATAGGAATGTATTTCTTACCATCACCAAAAACAGAGACAAATGCTTCTTCACCATCATTAACTCAATCTACAAGTATTACTAAAATGATGACGCAAAACTTACCTAATTTGCCTATAAAAGCTGTAGGAAAAGTAGAAGTTGCCTCTGAAACTAAAAAGAAATTTGCTGAGATTTTGATATCAATACTCTTTATTATGGCAGTAATATTAGCGGCACAAATATGGACAATACCTTCAACTGGTCCAGCCTCTAATCTATTTGGTATCGACTTAGGATTGATATTTATAATGCTAGGTGAGGCAATATCCTTGTATCATTACGTAGTATATAAGAAATAA
- a CDS encoding zinc ribbon domain-containing protein, with protein MKKCPRCGYENPDNAEFCEKCHYPLFEIRSLSITEVTETKERLKIVVFYYLLFASIFYIISIVGFSIFPQYMSIINAIATILLSLAIYGSKAKWYYYFANLSSLGLFLISKQPLVGYVIFSLSGIIISDYIRVIYNIEKDEIFRISFLILTIGYLGGLLFTILYNMIIAGYLVAVMESAKRIMEKGKAKNNLPSSKD; from the coding sequence ATGAAAAAATGTCCTAGATGTGGTTATGAAAATCCAGATAATGCGGAATTTTGTGAGAAGTGTCATTATCCGCTCTTTGAAATAAGAAGTTTATCAATCACTGAAGTCACTGAAACTAAAGAAAGATTGAAAATTGTAGTGTTTTATTATCTCTTATTTGCATCAATATTTTATATAATTAGTATAGTAGGCTTTTCTATTTTTCCTCAATATATGAGTATTATAAACGCAATAGCTACTATTCTTCTCTCATTAGCAATATACGGGTCTAAAGCTAAATGGTATTATTATTTTGCTAATTTATCATCATTAGGCCTATTTCTTATATCAAAACAACCTTTAGTTGGATATGTTATATTTTCTCTCAGTGGTATTATTATTTCCGATTATATAAGAGTAATTTATAACATAGAGAAAGATGAAATTTTTAGAATATCATTTCTTATTCTTACCATAGGTTATTTAGGAGGTTTATTATTTACAATACTTTATAACATGATTATAGCTGGCTATCTTGTTGCTGTAATGGAGAGTGCAAAAAGAATAATGGAAAAAGGGAAGGCAAAAAATAATTTACCTTCTTCTAAGGACTAA